The following are from one region of the Candidatus Rokuibacteriota bacterium genome:
- a CDS encoding alpha/beta fold hydrolase, whose product MSEIRLRGGDLDGLLLHYLEEGRGPATVLVHGLGGFAESWRHNIPELARHGRVIALDLPGFGRSGKPRRAYTLDFLAQALHGLLRGLGVDTVRLVGHSLGGAVAARFAIEHPGRVERLAFLGAAVPGFHLRPSWIYRTLSLPGLGEMLSSLITPGICATGLERCFAHPDAEEIRFFVEHEYAARASRAGRAAYLSLLRSAKGDFTVDADAYRAALSRLGRGVLVVHGREDRVVPLAHARQVADGLGVAQPRWLDRCGHFPQIEHAAAVNAYLTEFLFAPASR is encoded by the coding sequence ATGTCCGAGATCCGGCTCAGAGGCGGCGACCTCGACGGGCTCCTGCTCCACTATCTCGAAGAGGGGCGGGGGCCGGCCACCGTGCTTGTCCACGGTCTCGGCGGGTTCGCGGAGTCGTGGCGCCACAACATCCCAGAGCTGGCGCGCCACGGACGGGTGATCGCGCTCGACCTGCCGGGGTTCGGCCGCTCGGGCAAGCCGCGGCGCGCGTACACGCTGGACTTCCTGGCCCAGGCGCTCCACGGGCTCCTCCGCGGGCTCGGCGTCGACACGGTGAGACTGGTCGGCCATTCGCTCGGAGGCGCAGTCGCCGCCCGCTTCGCCATCGAGCACCCTGGGCGCGTGGAGCGGCTCGCCTTCCTGGGGGCCGCCGTGCCGGGCTTCCACCTGCGCCCGTCGTGGATCTACCGGACGCTGTCGCTGCCGGGACTGGGCGAGATGCTCTCGAGCCTGATCACTCCCGGCATCTGCGCGACCGGACTCGAGCGCTGCTTCGCCCACCCCGACGCCGAGGAGATCCGCTTCTTCGTCGAGCACGAGTACGCGGCGCGCGCGTCCCGCGCCGGCCGCGCGGCCTATCTTTCGCTCCTGCGCTCGGCAAAGGGCGACTTCACGGTGGACGCGGACGCGTACCGCGCCGCTCTCTCGCGCCTGGGCCGGGGCGTGCTGGTGGTCCACGGGCGGGAGGACCGGGTCGTCCCGCTGGCCCACGCGCGGCAGGTCGCCGACGGCCTCGGCGTCGCGCAGCCGCGCTGGCTCGACCGCTGCGGCCACTTTCCCCAGATCGAGCACGCGGCCGCCGTCAACGCCTACCTGACCGAGTTTTTGTTCGCTCCGGCGTCTCGGTAG
- a CDS encoding MFS transporter, with product MPPLFGYLATTQHALYFPARGISPEEASVMLGIGGVLAASGRVLAGILADRFGAPVAGLVSFSVSVTGVLCLLAMETWPARLFAYGYVLFLFMPLGSRATIVSVLLSRIAGPRNYGPVFGLIGIGNSLGAAAGPWLSGAIFDRTHSYLTLYLTTLGFAAAGLCALAVFLLTSRQRG from the coding sequence GTGCCGCCGCTCTTCGGCTATCTCGCCACGACCCAGCACGCCCTCTACTTCCCGGCGCGCGGCATCTCGCCGGAGGAGGCCTCGGTGATGCTCGGAATCGGCGGAGTGCTGGCGGCAAGCGGACGCGTGCTTGCGGGCATCCTGGCGGACCGCTTCGGGGCGCCCGTGGCCGGGCTCGTCTCATTCAGCGTGTCGGTGACCGGCGTGCTCTGCCTGCTCGCGATGGAGACGTGGCCGGCCCGCCTCTTCGCCTACGGCTACGTGCTGTTCCTCTTCATGCCGCTCGGCTCCCGGGCGACCATCGTCTCGGTCCTCCTGAGTCGCATCGCCGGACCGCGGAACTACGGGCCGGTCTTCGGCTTAATCGGCATCGGCAACAGCCTGGGAGCGGCGGCGGGACCGTGGCTCTCGGGCGCGATCTTCGACCGCACCCACTCGTACCTGACGCTCTACCTCACCACGCTCGGCTTCGCCGCGGCCGGGCTCTGCGCGCTTGCGGTCTTCCTGCTGACATCGCGCCAGCGCGGCTGA
- a CDS encoding MFS transporter: MTRPPESLANPRLWLAFTTMLLVSGFPNVFVLFLPALLAEFHASRATTALPMSFMWLGGAALGPVAGWLVARRNPRLVIIVGLLAAAAGLGAGIAAPTLPILVASVGIAGGVGLGLTSLSAQATLLADTYSRRRGVAMGIAFSGSMAAYVVGPLTQRVIAAFGWRAAFACYAAAVLALVPVAWRVLPTRLGGVARASEPSRAFSPLSRPSAGSYSPCPSGAFSWSSPCRRSSAISPRPSTPSTSRRAASRRRRPR, encoded by the coding sequence GTGACCCGCCCGCCGGAGAGCCTGGCGAATCCGCGTCTTTGGCTCGCCTTCACCACCATGCTCCTGGTTTCGGGCTTTCCCAACGTCTTCGTCCTGTTCCTGCCGGCGCTCCTGGCCGAGTTCCACGCCTCCCGCGCGACAACAGCCCTGCCGATGTCCTTCATGTGGCTCGGAGGCGCGGCGCTGGGCCCTGTGGCGGGTTGGCTCGTGGCGCGGCGCAATCCCCGCTTGGTGATCATCGTCGGCCTCCTCGCCGCGGCGGCCGGGTTGGGCGCCGGCATCGCGGCCCCGACCTTGCCTATCCTCGTGGCGTCGGTCGGCATAGCGGGCGGCGTGGGCCTCGGCCTCACGAGCCTCTCAGCCCAGGCCACCCTGCTGGCCGACACGTACAGCCGCCGTCGCGGCGTGGCGATGGGCATAGCGTTCTCGGGCTCGATGGCGGCCTATGTCGTGGGCCCGCTCACCCAGCGCGTCATCGCTGCCTTCGGCTGGCGGGCCGCTTTCGCCTGCTACGCGGCCGCGGTCCTGGCGCTGGTCCCCGTGGCGTGGCGCGTCCTGCCGACGCGGCTGGGCGGGGTCGCCAGGGCTTCGGAACCCTCGCGCGCCTTTTCCCCCCTGAGCCGCCCGTCGGCCGGATCGTACTCTCCGTGCCCTTCTGGAGCCTTCTCGTGGTCTTCACCGTGCCGCCGCTCTTCGGCTATCTCGCCACGACCCAGCACGCCCTCTACTTCCCGGCGCGCGGCATCTCGCCGGAGGAGGCCTCGGTGA
- a CDS encoding D-cysteine desulfhydrase family protein gives MKPPARIELALAPTPIMKLERLSRRLGVELYMKRDDLTGLLESGNKIRKLEFLVGDALAQGADTLITVGTLQSNCCRAVSAVAARLGLRAVVAVKGERPAAYDGNLLLNRVLGAEVRYLTDEEFKRYPVALEAIAEDVRRRGGKPYIIPESGSNEIGALGYLECAVELAEQISHGAPRFDTIAVTAFSGGSQAGLLMGKQLAGLPSEIVGVPIAFSADHVRSYVADTIGKAVGRFGFAIDVPKTIHLLDGYQGAGRAGVDDAELSLLISLAREEGIILDPVYTAKAFGGLLDTLQRDPKALGQRVCFIHTGGIFSLFPLRESLTRLLDS, from the coding sequence ATGAAACCCCCGGCGCGCATCGAGCTTGCCCTGGCGCCCACGCCCATCATGAAGCTCGAACGCCTGTCGCGCCGTCTGGGCGTCGAGCTGTACATGAAGCGCGACGATCTGACGGGCCTGCTGGAGTCCGGCAACAAGATCCGCAAGCTCGAGTTCCTGGTCGGCGACGCCTTGGCGCAGGGCGCCGACACCCTTATCACCGTCGGCACGCTCCAGTCCAACTGCTGCCGCGCGGTCTCGGCCGTGGCCGCGCGGCTCGGGCTGCGGGCCGTCGTCGCGGTGAAGGGAGAGCGTCCCGCCGCCTACGACGGCAACCTCCTCCTGAACAGGGTGCTCGGCGCCGAGGTCCGCTATCTCACCGACGAGGAGTTCAAGCGCTATCCCGTCGCCCTCGAGGCTATCGCCGAGGACGTCCGCCGCCGCGGCGGCAAGCCGTACATCATCCCCGAGAGCGGCTCCAACGAGATCGGCGCGCTGGGCTATCTCGAGTGCGCCGTCGAGCTGGCCGAGCAGATCAGCCACGGCGCCCCGCGATTCGACACGATCGCGGTCACGGCGTTCAGCGGCGGCAGCCAGGCGGGGCTCCTCATGGGCAAGCAGCTGGCGGGGCTGCCGTCCGAGATCGTCGGCGTGCCGATCGCGTTTTCGGCGGACCACGTTCGCAGCTACGTCGCCGACACCATCGGTAAGGCCGTCGGCCGCTTCGGCTTCGCCATCGACGTGCCCAAGACGATCCACCTCCTCGACGGCTATCAGGGCGCGGGACGGGCGGGGGTCGACGACGCCGAGCTCTCACTCTTGATCAGCCTGGCGCGCGAGGAAGGGATCATCCTCGATCCCGTCTATACCGCCAAGGCCTTCGGCGGCCTCCTCGACACGCTCCAGCGCGACCCCAAGGCGCTCGGCCAGCGCGTCTGCTTCATCCACACCGGCGGCATCTTCAGCCTCTTCCCGCTCCGAGAGTCGCTGACGCGCCTGCTCGATTCCTGA